The Coregonus clupeaformis isolate EN_2021a chromosome 37, ASM2061545v1, whole genome shotgun sequence sequence tgtcgaggcacagatctggaaaagggtaccaaaataattatgcagcattgaaggtccctaagaacaccgTGGCAtcgatcattcttaaattgaagaagtttggaaccaccaagactcttcctagagctggccgccaggccaaactgagcaatcgggggagaagggccttggtcagggaggtgaccaagaacctgatggtcactctgacagaactccagagttcctctgtggagatgggagaaccttccagaaggacaaccatctctacagcactccaacaatcaggcctttatggtagagtggccagacggaagccactcctcagtaaaaggcacatgacagcccacttggagtttgccaaaaggcacctaaaggactctcagaccatgagaaacaagattctctggtctgatgaaaccaatattgaactctttggcctgaatgacaagcatcacgtctggaggaaacctggcaccatccctacggtgaagcatggtagtggcagcatcatgctgtggggatgtttttcagcggcagggactgggagactagtcaggatcgagggaaagatgaacggagcaaagtacagagagatccttgatgaaaacctgctccagagcgctcaggacctcagactggggcgaaggttcaccttcctacaggacaatgaccataagcacacagccaagacaacgcaggagtggcttcgggacatgtctctgaatgtccttgagtggcccagccagagcccagacttgaacccgatcgaacatctctggagagacctgaaaatagctgtgcagctacgctccccatgcaacctgacagagcttgagaggatctgcagagaagaatgggagaaactccccaaatacaggtgtgcctagcttatagcatcatatccaagaagacttgaggcggtaatcgctgccaaaggtgcttcaacaaagtactgagtaaagtgtctgaatacttacgtaaatgtgatatttccgttttttatgttTCATAAATTTGCAAAGATGTCTACcaacctgtttttggtttgtcattttgagatattgtgtgtagattgatgaggggaaaataacaatttaatcaattttagaataaggctgtaacgtaaaaaaattggaaaaggtcaaggggtctgaatactttccgaatgcactgtaagactCTCAGGAATGCATATTTGTCTTCTATTCCCTCTACAATGCCCACAAGCCACACAGGACTCATTAGAACAGTGGACAAGACCTTATATCAGACTGGGAGAAAATGAACATCATCAATGACACAAAATTATTCCCCGATGATCTTCTTaacttcccaatacctttctgatgcatttgAAGTGGACACAGCCATTTGCTGAGCTCTTACCCAAGCCCATTTTTTTGTaacaaagtggtaggcatatgAACAGACTATTGGTAGAAAAcagctctttgtctgtctgtctgtcttgaaTGTATTACCCTGGTAAATTTGACATTAATTTCTCACATTTGCATTGCTTGTGCAGATATCCCCGAGATGCTTTGAAAAGAGGAAGAGGCAGACTGTGTGAAACACACCCATATCTGAGGTTTCCTGGAAGCAAAAAGAATACTCAATCTAATGATGGCTGAAGTAGCAACAGTACCGTACATTAACTCTACTGGAAAACTGAACCAGTCCTTCCACTGCCTGTCCACTCAGGATCTGGTGGCCAACATACTGCCTCCTGTCCTGATTATAGAGCTCCTAGTGGGCCTGCCAGGCAACGGAGTGGCCCTGTGGATCTTCACCTGTCGTCTGAAGACTTGGAGGGCCAACACCCTGTTCCTCTTTAACCTGGTCCTGGCTGACTTCCTGCTGCTCATCTGCCTGCCTTTCCGCATCGACAACCTGTTCCGTGGGGAACACTGGGTGTTTGGTCAAGCTTGGTGCCGGATCAACCTCTTCATGCTCGCTGTCAACCGCTCTGCCAGCATCGCCTTCATGACTACCGTGGCCTTCGACCGCTACTTCAAGGTGGTCCACCCGCACCACCGCATCAACCACATGACATCTACCCAGGCAGGATGGGTGGCGGGGGTCATCTGGGCGGTGGTGATCTCCCTGCGGCTTCCCCTGCTGGCCACCGACCTCCTCAAGCAGGAAGGCAGCATGTGCCTGTGTCGCAGCTTCAGCTCCTACACTGTGATTCCCCCGGCAATCCAGTTACACTACATGGTGTTCATCTGGGAATTCTTCCTGCCCCTGCTGCTCTTGCTCTTCTGCTCAGCCAGGATTTTCTGCATCCTGCGCCAACGGCAGCTGGACAAGGAGCAGAAGGTGCGGCGGGCCATCCGGGTGGTGGGGCTGATTGTTGCTGTGTTTGTGCTGTGTTTCTTTCCCGGCATCGCCACAGGGATGGTTTCGCTCTATATCAAGAAGTTCAGACCCAGGGACTGTGTGTCTTACAACATGGCTGGGCAGCTCTTCAGTCTGTCTATTGGCTTTACCTACCTTAACAGTACCCTGGACCCGGTCATCTACTGTTTATCCAGCTCCATGTTCCGAAACTCCCTCAAGAGCTCCATCAATAAGCTGGGCCTGGTGGAGATGAGGCTGAGCCGACGGGGAAGCATGACCAGCGATGGGTGAAGAGAGTGGAACCCACCTTCTAGAAGGCCCTAATAAGGAGAACAGGAGCAGATTTCATGGCTGTGAATCGAATGGAGAATAGACATTGGAATTTTACAGCTGTAATTAACAAGCCAAATGTTGTGTTCAGAAACATTCCGTAGCTACAGTATGTGGGATGCATACTTGAAATGACTGAATATCAATTAGTGTGAAACAAAGGTAGGAAAAATAATGCCTTCATTCTACTGAATGGTTATTTTTATAACCGAATGATGTTGTAGAGTGCCATTATGTTTTTGTCTTGATATTCTGATGTCTGTCAAATATACCATCATTTCTTACCAGAAACAGTGTTTAGGGATGGTTCGAAATGTACAGAACGGGGACCTGGAGGAAAATGTGGGAGAgacatgctttttcaatttcagtcagggggaggatttattattttctaaatcaattccaggggagggtcatgtaatttttTATTGATGACATTTCAGTATTtatcagtgttttagaattagttgcttaaAATGCCTTCAGTagaattcacaccccttgactttttacaaatgttgttgtgttacagtcttattttaaaattgattaaattgctaATTTTTTTCTCACTGGcttacacataataccccataatgtcaaagtggaattatgtttttttacaATTGAATTAAAAAtgcaaagctgaaatgtcttgagtcaataagtattaaacccctttgttatggcaagcctaaataagttcaggagtaaaatgttgcttaaaacctcttaaggatcggaccctttttttctattttcgcctaaaatgacattgtcagtgttgatgtggatgcggttgaggagtcagacgcaggacgcataggctgagtcaaacaagactttactcactgtataaacaatacaaaataaaggacctcaaaacaaggaggcgagcgacaacgcaacacagtgcgtcactataaacaaagtccagagtactgcacaggtgacaccaacggacaggcggaaaataacacacaaactaacgaCAACAACACATGAAActtaatcagacacaaacggacacaggtgtaacagacagacccaaccaaacgaacatcgaaacatacaacggtggcagctagtactccggggacgacgaacgccgaagcctgcccgagcaaggaggaggagcagtctcggcagaattcgtgacagacatacccaaatctaactgcctgtagctcaggacctgaagcaaggatatgcatattctagatatcatttgaaaggaaacactttgaagtttgtggcaatgtgaaattaatgtaggagaatataacacattagatctggtaaaagataatacaaacaaaaaaacatgcgctTTCTattatctttgaaatgcaagagactatgaaataacacatatggaatcatgtagtaaccaaaatatgttttatatttgagattcttcaaattccaccctttgctttgatgacagtgTTGCACAATACTAATGTAATGGCAAAGCTGTCCATTTTGAGCATAGAAAATACATTGTTTTATTCCCAGCTGTGTGTCTCTGAATGCTGTGCAGTGCAGCTGTAAGCATGGAAAGTGAGGCTGGAAAATACACAGAAGTGAATGGGTGTGTAATCTGTGAATTAAAACTGTGAACATTATTTAATTTGAAAAATGGGTAGTCGCAATTTAGTGTGTAAACACTGTTTCCCTCATTTCAGCAACAAACATGCTTGAGAAGTTGAGAAACTGTAATCTTGCAAATGCATTACGCCACTTACTTCACAGAGCAGGGATTGGTTCTCAACTACTattcagcgtttcccaaactatgTGGGGTCGCCAGATTTGAAAATGGGGTCATGAgagaaacaaataaataaaacataaaaaattgtgtcaagtgaatttctatctctaattcaacctaagcttgaatcattaccagaggttgtaaggctctggttttaatcatcaatgattcaaggtccacaactcacaagtcttatctgtatttttattcatggagagagcTCTCCCGCTAAAAACACATACATTCTGTTTTTATACttcttgacaaacaaaggcactatgctcctcccacctttaggtggcttttttAAACAGTtccctgtcatgagccctctcactccactgggttaccaccttaagttgtttccactctgctcaccactctctctctactcagcctaactagctccacctgtccctgctctgctcggctctaattactctgccagctgcgctgcattacccactaacctctcccagtatttatagccctgtctttcagctctcctttgtcagatcgtctgcaaagctcacacccggaacctgtttgctcgcgcttctggctcaccctggttttgtgaccccggacctgcctggtttttggatactctcctgcctcaggagatccagacctgcttctgccattacgactcctgactactcttcaatcccggtaactctgaccagccttctgccttgctactacgtattttggatttcccttgaactgtactgctgcctggtttcattccgccccgttgtgtctgtgtttcctcccccccccaggacttctggaccaccaacccccggcgtcatcggacgcatcgctgccactggggggaggcacagacccagcacatcggacgggataacccctggagccttcactcactccctacatccctttccccttaagtttaaataaactttctggtgtgacgcaattgtggtcctcttgtcgtctgtctgaaccgtgacagtacgatctgaccatcatggactcagcgcacacttcccccgacatggaaaccgaagaacctgagcaacccaccgccatgctacgcctggaacacactgagagagagctaggccgcatgagcggcgacatcacctctctgcttcaggtcggccaccaacagcatcagcagttccagcagcaccagcagcagtcccagcagcagcaacaacaactcgccatgatcattcaactcctcaccaacctgaccccagccagtctgcccaccagccctgcccccgagttacctgccccggtcattgcagccgctgcccgaacccaagattggaaaccccgagcggttcaacggcgattcaacccaggtccggccattcctgactagctgccgacttcagttctccttgcagccaaggaccttcgccacggagggggctaaagttgggtatgccatcactcacctgacgggccgagctcgactctggggaacagcagagttcgaacgtcaaacccccgcatgtgcaaccttcgaccggtttgccgaggagatgctgaaggtgtttgacctggattcaccaaccgcagaggcgtctcgtgaactgttcagtattcgacaaggcagacgtacagtcgcagaccattccatcgacttccgaaccctggctagacgaagttcttggaacacaccatcgttggtggacgcgttcttccatagtttggctgactatatcaaggacgagttggtctcccatgaactgccttccactcttgatgaagccatcgcactgactgtcaggatcgacagaaggatacagacccgtcgtcgtgagagggggcgccaaggtccacctactaccggcattcggagagatccgactgggctcctgtcatctactgccactcacccagttcagcttgatcagtctgagcctatggagattgggcgagcctctctcactcctgcagagcgccagcgacgcttcacctcaaacctctgcctctattgtggaggtgatggacatcgtgtggtaacctgccctttaaagggccgaagctcaccgggcatagggggagtccggttgagttcaatgaccatccagtcctccgaccgcaa is a genomic window containing:
- the LOC121553528 gene encoding hydroxycarboxylic acid receptor 2; the protein is MMAEVATVPYINSTGKLNQSFHCLSTQDLVANILPPVLIIELLVGLPGNGVALWIFTCRLKTWRANTLFLFNLVLADFLLLICLPFRIDNLFRGEHWVFGQAWCRINLFMLAVNRSASIAFMTTVAFDRYFKVVHPHHRINHMTSTQAGWVAGVIWAVVISLRLPLLATDLLKQEGSMCLCRSFSSYTVIPPAIQLHYMVFIWEFFLPLLLLLFCSARIFCILRQRQLDKEQKVRRAIRVVGLIVAVFVLCFFPGIATGMVSLYIKKFRPRDCVSYNMAGQLFSLSIGFTYLNSTLDPVIYCLSSSMFRNSLKSSINKLGLVEMRLSRRGSMTSDG